From a region of the Calonectris borealis chromosome 2, bCalBor7.hap1.2, whole genome shotgun sequence genome:
- the ZHX1 gene encoding zinc fingers and homeoboxes protein 1 produces the protein MASKRKSTTPCMVLANEQDPDLEMVSDLEEGPPVLAAADNPTAESVTSDEDVHEYVDSDNQKNTNKVEGGYECKYCTFQTPDLNMFTFHVDSEHPNVVLNSSYVCVECNFLTKRYDALSEHNLKYHPGEENFKLTMVKRNNQTIFEQTVNDLTFDGSFVREENAEQADSSEIPSSGISISKTPIMKMMKNKTETKRIAVFHNVVDDIPGEEKGTENEPNSEEVVENPPPAVSESKASHSVVCSAADVASAVVTPAPVLQPGVAQVITAVTAPQNSNLIPKVLIPVNSIPAYNTALDNNQLLLNTYNKFPYPTMSEITVLSTQAKYTEEQIKIWFSAQRLKHGVSWTPEEVEEARRKQFNGTVHTVPQTITVIPAHISAASNGLPSILQTCQIVGQPGLVLTQVAGANTLPVTAPIALTVAGVPNQTQLQKSQIHTAQPIAETKQVAAVPAPQPIKNESALMNPDSFGIRAKKTKEQLAELKVSYLKNQFPQDSEIVRLMKITGLTKGEIKKWFSDTRYNQRNSKNNHGIHLNSDSCATIVIDSSDEMNESPTGVTPQSKSSWSAFPDFTPQKFKEKTAEQLQILQASFLNNPVLTDEEMNRLRAQTKLTRREIDAWFTERRKSNVLKEEGADLNESNAGSSKEEAGETSVGDGAAGAKSGCSTSSKIGKKSPEQLHMLKSSFVRTQWPSPQEYNKLAEETGLPRSEIVSWFGDTRYAWKNGGLKWYYYYQSASANSLNGQGFARKRGRGRPKGRGRGRPRGRPRGSKRLNCWDRGVSVIKFKTGTAILKDYYMKHKFLNEQDLDELVAKSHMGYEQVREWFAERQRRLELGIELFDENEEEDEMLEDQEDEEETDDSDTWEPPRHVKRKLSKSD, from the coding sequence ATGGCAagtaaaagaaaatcaacaaCACCGTGCATGGTCTTAGCCAATGAGCAGGATCCGGATCTAGAAATGGTATCAGACTTGGAGGAAGGACCACCTGTACTTGCAGCAGCAGATAACCCTACAGCAGAGAGCGTAACGAGTGATGAGGATGTTCATGAGTATGTGGATTCAGACaatcagaaaaatacaaataaagtagAAGGTGGTTACGAGTGTAAATACTGTACTTTTCAAACTCCAGATCTCAATATGTTTACTTTTCACGTGGATTCAGAACATCCCAACGTAGTATTAAATTCATCCTATGTTTGTGTAGAATGCAATTTCCTTACCAAAAGATACGATGCTCTCTCAGAACATAATTTGAAGTACCACCCTGGAGAGGAGAATTTTAAATTGACCATGGTGAAACGTAATAATCAGACAATCTTTGAACAAACAGTAAACGATCTTACTTTTGATGGGAGTTTTGTTAGAGAAGAAAACGCTGAACAGGCTGACTCTTCTGAGATACCCTCATCGGGGATCTCAATTAGCAAAACTCCTAttatgaaaatgatgaaaaacaaaACGGAGACTAAACGTATCGCTGTTTTCCACAATGTGGTTGATGACATTCCTGGTGAAGAAAAGGGAACTGAAAATGAGCCAAACTCTGAAGAAGTAGTAGAAAACCCACCACCGGCAGTTTCAGAGTCAAAAGCGAGCCATTCAGTTGTTTGCAGTGCAGCAGATGTGGCTAGTGCGGTAGTGACTCCAGCACCAGTGCTTCAGCCTGGGGTGGCACAGGTTATAACAGCTGTTACAGCTCCACAGAACTCAAACCTGATTCCAAAAGTCCTAATACCTGTAAATAGCATTCCAGCCTATAATACTGCTTTGGATAACAATCAGCTTTTGCTTAACACCTACAACAAATTCCCGTATCCAACCATGTCGGAAATCACTGTTCTTTCCACTCAAGCCAAGTACACAGAGGAACAGATTAAAATATGGTTTTCTGCCCAGCGTCTGAAACATGGTGTGAGCTGGACACCAGAGGAAGTGGAGGAAGCAAGGAGGAAACAATTTAATGGCACAGTGCATACTGTGCCGCAGACAATTACCGTTATTCCAGCACACATTTCCGCCGCTAGCAATGGTTTACCTTCAATTTTACAGACATGCCAAATAGTTGGTCAGCCAGGACTTGTTCTCACTCAAGTTGCAGGTGCAAATACGTTACCAGTAACAGCCCCCATAGCTTTGACTGTGGCAGGAGTCCCAAACCAAACACAGTTACAGAAGAGTCAGATTCACACTGCTCAGCCTATTGCAGAAACCAAACAAGTAGCTGCTGTTCCAGCGCCTCAGCCTATCAAAAATGAATCCGCGCTGATGAATCCTGACTCCTTCGGGATCCGAGCAAAAAAAACTAAGGAACAACTGGCAGAATTGAAAGTCAGCTACCTTAAAAATCAGTTTCCTCAAGATTCAGAAATTGTTAGACTTATGAAAATAACGGGCCTCACTAAAGGAGAGATCAAAAAGTGGTTCAGTGATACACGCTACAATCAGAGAAACTCAAAGAATAATCATGGGATTCATCTCAACAGTGATTCATGTGCCACCATTGTTATTGATTCAAGTGATGAAATGAATGAGTCCCCAACGGGAGTCACTCCACAGAGCAAGTCATCGTGGAGCGCTTTTCCTGATTTCACCCCACAGAAATTCAAAGAGAAGACTGCTGAACAGCTGCAAATCCTCCAGGCAAGTTTTCTTAATAACCCTGTCCTTACTGACGAAGAGATGAATAGGTTAAGAGCCCAAACCAAACTGACCAGGAGAGAGATTGATGCCTGGtttacagaaagaaggaaatcaaatgtcTTAAAGGAAGAGGGAGCTGACTTAAACGAGAGCAATGCTGGCAGCTCAAAAGAAGAGGCTGGAGAAACATCTGTGGGAGAtggagcagcaggagcaaaaTCAGGGTGTTCCACTTCAAGCAAAATAGGCAAAAAATCACCAGAGCAGTTGCACATGCTTAAAAGTTCCTTTGTCCGTACTCAGTGGCCATCTCCACAAGAATACAACAAGCTGGCAGAAGAAACTGGGCTCCCAAGATCAGAAATTGTGAGCTGGTTTGGAGATACTCGCTATGCTTGGAAAAATGGTGGATTGAAATGGTATTATTATTACCAGAGCGCCAGTGCAAACAGTCTGAATGGCCAAGGCTTTgcaaggaagagagggagaggaagaccaaaagggagggggagaggaagacCTCGGGGGAGGCCTCGAGGAAGCAAGAGGTTAAATTGCTGGGACAGAGGTGTGTCTGTCATAAAATTCAAAACTGGAACAGCAATCCTGAAGGACTACTATATGAAGCACAAATTCCTTAATGAGCAAGACCTCGATGAACTGGTAGCCAAATCTCACATGGGATATGAGCAGGTCAGAGAGTGGTTTGCAGAAAGGCAGAGAAGGTTAGAACTTGGAATAGAGCTGTTTGATGAGAATGAGGAGGAAGACGAAATGCTGGAAGAtcaggaagatgaggaagaaacGGATGATAGTGATACTTGGGAACCCCCCCGACACGTTAAGCGTAAACTTTCAAAATCAGATTGA